One window of Oscillospiraceae bacterium genomic DNA carries:
- the rpoC gene encoding DNA-directed RNA polymerase subunit beta', with protein MEFNTFEAIKIGLASPETIRRWSSGEVKKPETINYRTLKPERDGLFCERIFGPTKDWECHCGKYKRLRYKGKICERCGVEVTRSKVRRERMGHIELATPVSHIWYFKGTPSRLGLVLDLSPRILEKVLYFALYIVIDPGDVRGIREKDTLTESEYRDLREKYGDGFEAEMGASAIKKLLLKINKEELRDQLLEELETASGQKRGRIVKRLDAIESFITSGNELSWMILDVLPVIPPEIRPMVQLDGGRFASSDLNDLYRRVINRNNRLKRLLELNAPDIIVRNEKRMLQEAVDALIDNGRRSRAVGGPNNRALKSLSDMLKGKQGRFRQNLLGKRVDYSGRSVIVVGPDLKIYQCGLPKEMAIELFKPFVMKRLEEMGIAKNIKSAKKMVERMQGEVWDALEEVIKEHPVLLNRAPTLHRLGIQAFEPVLVEGRALRLHPLVCTAYNADFDGDQMAVHVPLSAAAQAEARFLMLSANNLLKPQDGKPVTVPTQDMVLGAYYLTMIKDKDKPTEQRPYFKDIDEAKLAYYAKTVTLHEPVRLRVDKTDDNGEKTGEHIMIDTSIGRIIFNEVIPQNLGFMDRTNPDQKYKLEVDQIVTKKVLGQIIDRCIKANGGAETADTLDKIKSICYQFSTKGAITVSVSDMTIPPKKYEYIEQAEEKIEEITENYKMGLMTDDERYSAVIDQWEKTTKLVTDELEKGLDEFNPIYMMANSGARGSMSQIRQLAGMRGLMANTSGKAIEIPIRSNFREGLNILEFFISSRGARKGLADTALRTADSGYLTRRLVDVSQDVIIREDDCGTDEGLMVSEIPNVEKLTDRLLGRFAAKPIVDENGEVIVGTDVPMTEKDAKAIMDAGIKRVEIRSVLKCRCKYGVCAKCYGKNLAANEVVRTGEAVGIIAAQSIGEPGTQLTMRTFHTGGVAGKDVSDITQGLPRVEELFEARKPKALAVLAEISGRVTFDEIKKIKNVIVTNDEGESVAHPIIFSLRLKEKIEMAEKNGTECWVEKGEELTQGSKNPRDILRILGPDAVQEYFIEEVQRVYRLQGVDINDKHIEVIVRQMMKKYKVLDPGSAQAVDGLQIVEGAQIDKYYYLKAKEDIERRRAEGEDVKDIVAEPELLGITKASLATDSFLSAASFQETTKVLTDAAIRGKTDPLIGLKENVIIGKLIPAGTGLPRYRNVEIVENNTNNNNQ; from the coding sequence TACAGAACCTTAAAGCCTGAAAGAGACGGTCTTTTCTGCGAAAGAATTTTCGGACCGACAAAGGACTGGGAATGTCATTGCGGTAAATATAAAAGACTTCGTTATAAGGGCAAAATCTGTGAACGCTGCGGAGTTGAGGTTACAAGATCCAAAGTAAGACGTGAGAGAATGGGACATATAGAGCTCGCAACCCCCGTTTCTCATATATGGTACTTTAAGGGAACTCCTTCAAGACTCGGTCTTGTATTGGATTTATCCCCCAGAATACTTGAAAAGGTGCTTTATTTCGCACTTTATATAGTAATCGATCCCGGTGATGTAAGAGGTATCCGTGAAAAAGATACTCTTACAGAATCCGAGTACAGAGATTTAAGAGAAAAATACGGCGACGGCTTTGAAGCTGAAATGGGCGCTTCTGCAATTAAGAAGCTTCTGTTGAAGATTAACAAGGAAGAGCTTCGTGACCAGCTTCTTGAAGAGCTTGAAACTGCTTCCGGTCAAAAAAGAGGCAGAATAGTTAAAAGACTTGATGCTATTGAGTCCTTTATCACAAGCGGAAACGAGCTTTCCTGGATGATTTTAGACGTGCTTCCTGTTATCCCGCCTGAAATTCGTCCTATGGTACAGCTTGACGGCGGACGTTTTGCATCCAGTGACCTTAATGACCTTTACCGCCGTGTTATCAACAGAAATAACAGACTTAAGAGATTATTGGAATTAAATGCTCCCGACATTATCGTCAGAAACGAGAAGAGAATGCTACAGGAGGCTGTCGATGCTCTTATTGACAACGGCAGACGTTCCCGTGCCGTAGGCGGCCCTAACAACAGAGCATTGAAATCTCTTTCCGATATGCTTAAGGGTAAGCAGGGCCGTTTCAGACAGAACCTTCTCGGTAAACGTGTTGACTATTCAGGACGTTCCGTTATCGTCGTAGGTCCTGACCTTAAGATTTATCAGTGCGGTCTTCCTAAGGAAATGGCTATTGAGCTGTTCAAACCCTTCGTTATGAAGCGTCTTGAGGAAATGGGTATTGCTAAAAATATCAAGAGCGCAAAGAAAATGGTTGAGCGTATGCAGGGCGAGGTTTGGGACGCTTTGGAAGAGGTTATCAAGGAGCATCCCGTTCTTCTTAACCGTGCGCCTACACTTCACAGACTTGGTATTCAAGCATTCGAGCCTGTATTGGTTGAAGGTCGTGCATTAAGACTTCATCCGTTGGTATGTACAGCTTACAACGCTGACTTCGACGGTGACCAGATGGCTGTTCACGTTCCTCTTTCCGCTGCAGCACAGGCAGAGGCTCGTTTCCTTATGCTCTCTGCTAACAACCTGCTTAAGCCTCAGGATGGAAAGCCTGTTACCGTTCCTACACAGGATATGGTACTCGGTGCATACTATCTTACAATGATTAAGGATAAGGATAAGCCCACAGAGCAAAGACCTTACTTTAAGGATATCGACGAGGCAAAGCTTGCATACTATGCAAAAACAGTTACTCTTCACGAGCCTGTAAGACTTCGTGTTGATAAAACTGATGACAACGGCGAAAAAACCGGCGAGCATATAATGATAGATACCTCTATCGGCAGAATTATCTTCAATGAGGTAATTCCTCAGAATCTCGGCTTTATGGACAGAACAAATCCTGACCAGAAGTACAAGCTTGAGGTTGACCAGATTGTTACCAAAAAAGTTTTGGGACAGATTATCGACCGTTGTATCAAGGCTAACGGCGGCGCAGAAACTGCTGACACACTTGATAAAATCAAGAGCATTTGCTATCAGTTCTCCACAAAGGGCGCTATTACCGTTTCCGTTTCCGATATGACAATTCCGCCTAAGAAATATGAATATATTGAACAGGCAGAAGAAAAAATTGAAGAAATTACAGAAAACTATAAGATGGGTCTTATGACTGATGACGAGCGTTACTCTGCTGTTATTGACCAGTGGGAGAAAACAACAAAGCTCGTTACAGATGAGCTTGAAAAAGGACTTGACGAATTCAATCCTATCTATATGATGGCTAATTCAGGAGCTCGTGGTAGCATGAGCCAGATCAGACAGCTTGCCGGAATGAGAGGACTTATGGCAAACACCTCCGGTAAAGCAATCGAAATTCCTATTCGTTCAAACTTCCGTGAAGGTCTTAATATCCTTGAATTCTTTATTTCTTCCCGTGGTGCGCGTAAAGGTCTTGCCGATACTGCGTTAAGAACTGCGGACTCAGGTTACCTTACAAGACGTCTTGTTGACGTTTCTCAGGACGTTATTATCCGTGAGGACGATTGCGGAACTGATGAAGGCTTGATGGTAAGTGAGATTCCCAACGTTGAAAAGCTTACTGACAGACTTTTGGGCCGCTTCGCTGCGAAACCCATAGTTGACGAAAACGGAGAAGTTATCGTTGGAACAGATGTTCCTATGACCGAAAAAGATGCTAAGGCAATAATGGATGCAGGCATAAAGAGAGTTGAAATCCGTTCAGTTCTTAAATGCCGTTGCAAATACGGTGTCTGCGCTAAGTGCTACGGTAAAAACCTTGCGGCAAACGAGGTTGTACGCACAGGTGAGGCTGTCGGCATAATTGCGGCACAGTCAATCGGTGAGCCCGGTACACAGCTTACAATGAGAACCTTCCATACAGGCGGTGTTGCCGGTAAGGACGTATCGGATATTACACAGGGTCTTCCCCGTGTCGAAGAGCTTTTCGAAGCAAGAAAGCCCAAGGCTCTTGCTGTTTTGGCTGAAATTTCAGGACGTGTTACCTTTGATGAAATCAAAAAGATTAAAAACGTTATCGTTACAAATGATGAAGGCGAGAGCGTTGCTCATCCTATCATATTTAGCTTAAGACTTAAAGAAAAAATCGAAATGGCTGAGAAAAACGGAACAGAGTGCTGGGTAGAAAAGGGCGAAGAGCTTACACAAGGCTCTAAGAACCCCCGTGATATACTCAGAATTTTGGGACCCGATGCCGTTCAGGAATACTTTATCGAAGAAGTACAGCGTGTATATAGATTACAGGGTGTTGATATCAACGATAAGCATATTGAAGTTATTGTTCGTCAGATGATGAAGAAATACAAGGTGCTTGATCCCGGAAGCGCACAGGCTGTTGACGGATTGCAAATCGTTGAAGGCGCTCAGATTGATAAGTATTATTATCTCAAGGCTAAGGAAGACATTGAGAGAAGACGTGCAGAGGGAGAAGATGTTAAGGATATCGTAGCAGAGCCCGAGCTCCTCGGTATCACCAAGGCTTCTCTTGCAACGGATAGCTTCCTTTCAGCCGCATCCTTCCAAGAGACCACAAAGGTTCTTACAGATGCCGCTATCAGAGGTAAGACTGATCCCCTTATCGGACTTAAAGAAAACGTTATTATCGGTAAGCTTATCCCCGCAGGTACAGGACTTCCCAGATACAGAAACGTTGAAATTGTTGAAAACAATACAAACAATAACAACCAATAA
- a CDS encoding 30S ribosomal protein S21: MSEVHLKDNESLDNALRRFKRSCAKSGVLSELRKREHYEKPSVKRKKKSEAARKRKFK; encoded by the coding sequence ATGTCAGAAGTTCATCTAAAGGATAATGAGTCTCTTGATAATGCACTACGTCGTTTTAAGCGTTCATGTGCAAAATCAGGTGTGCTTTCCGAACTCCGCAAGAGAGAGCATTATGAAAAGCCCAGCGTAAAGCGTAAGAAGAAGTCTGAAGCTGCACGTAAGAGAAAGTTTAAGTAA
- a CDS encoding cell wall hydrolase produces MIVFVNKKSIMGFAVCLVLVVVLCFSIPNVISTFSSASNSFTVIIDAGHGGMDGGCVAKDGTVEKDLNLDISLKLRELFEISGINTVMTRKDGGSTYDSEKFNKNADIKARIELINSYSNCVVLSIHMNNFSDSRYNGSQIFYSNDDFSKALSETIRADIVSFLQPDNTRKIKPIPSSVLLFKRIKNPAILCECGFFSNEAELEKLKSDSYRTQLALVIYNAFMKYISQ; encoded by the coding sequence ATGATAGTGTTTGTAAATAAAAAATCAATTATGGGGTTTGCTGTTTGTCTTGTTTTGGTTGTTGTACTTTGTTTTTCTATCCCTAATGTTATAAGCACTTTTTCCTCTGCTTCCAATTCCTTTACTGTTATAATTGATGCGGGACACGGGGGAATGGACGGAGGCTGTGTTGCAAAGGACGGAACGGTTGAAAAGGACTTAAACCTTGACATTTCTTTAAAGCTGAGAGAGCTTTTTGAGATATCGGGAATAAATACCGTTATGACAAGAAAAGACGGCGGCTCTACCTACGACAGTGAAAAATTCAACAAAAATGCCGATATAAAAGCACGCATAGAGCTTATAAATTCATATTCAAATTGTGTTGTTTTGAGTATTCATATGAACAATTTTTCAGACAGCCGTTACAACGGCTCGCAGATTTTTTATTCAAACGATGATTTCAGTAAAGCACTTTCGGAAACCATAAGAGCTGATATCGTTTCCTTTTTACAGCCTGACAATACTCGGAAAATAAAGCCGATACCCTCTTCGGTTTTACTCTTTAAAAGAATAAAAAATCCGGCAATTCTTTGCGAATGCGGATTTTTCTCAAATGAAGCGGAGCTTGAAAAGCTCAAAAGCGATTCTTACCGTACACAGCTTGCCCTTGTGATATACAATGCCTTTATGAAATACATTTCACAATGA